In the Leptospira sp. WS4.C2 genome, one interval contains:
- a CDS encoding Crp/Fnr family transcriptional regulator → MLEAMFGKFGKVFQPNEVLFCEYEPGNDFYLIKEGKVKITKTIGTSIKTLDVLEAGDILGEMAILEEQPRSATAIAVNEVKALNFNRANFEMLMTKNPALAMKLLHIFSFRIYDQKRRLMILLMDDIIGKVCDVFVMLYEKQYNNDVYNEIILSATVDDIANWCAQPVGEVQKVLMQYVKTGKLDLYPDKIVIHNISDFQRIVNQKRKPT, encoded by the coding sequence ATGTTGGAAGCTATGTTTGGAAAATTCGGGAAAGTATTCCAACCGAACGAAGTGCTATTTTGTGAATATGAACCAGGAAATGACTTCTACCTCATCAAAGAAGGGAAGGTTAAAATCACAAAGACAATTGGGACAAGTATCAAAACCTTGGATGTTTTGGAAGCAGGTGATATTTTAGGTGAGATGGCAATTTTAGAAGAACAACCTCGTTCTGCCACTGCCATTGCTGTTAATGAAGTGAAGGCACTCAATTTCAACCGTGCCAACTTCGAAATGTTAATGACAAAAAACCCGGCACTCGCGATGAAACTCCTTCATATTTTTTCCTTTCGCATTTATGACCAAAAACGACGCCTTATGATTCTCCTTATGGATGATATCATCGGAAAGGTTTGCGACGTCTTTGTGATGTTATACGAAAAACAGTATAATAATGATGTTTATAATGAAATTATCCTTTCTGCTACTGTAGATGACATTGCCAATTGGTGTGCCCAACCCGTGGGAGAAGTACAAAAGGTGCTCATGCAGTATGTAAAAACAGGCAAACTAGATCTCTATCCGGATAAAATTGTTATTCACAATATCTCCGATTTCCAAAGGATAGTGAATCAGAAACGTAAACCTACGTAA
- a CDS encoding tetratricopeptide repeat protein encodes MSGPIVRNYKGGSIVYFEKDKAEDIFVLQKGRVVLTYTNINGVELKEDVKLGEFFGVKSAIGRYPREETAQVIGAATVLVFKVPEFEKFVSDKTHLIIKMLKVFSSQLRQVHRQVREILGQGEAKNPAFELMNVAEVFYKNGNFEHAAYAFEKYLQHYPDGMYVDRAKQLVDLARKKTPFPLTIQELVYKPEPGAQSGKLQEMLKTMAVPNQNSTSSVDPNSILSQYDKASTLMNAGKYADAIDLFKMVSERTDSVTQEEEQFVENSMFYMGKSSFKAKDYPSAITQFSNFIKKYPKGLLLKENLYHLALATEASGDKEKSKQLFQKVTQMPPLDDSISEDAKSKLKGGK; translated from the coding sequence TTGTCAGGTCCCATAGTTCGTAATTACAAAGGAGGTTCCATCGTCTACTTCGAAAAAGACAAGGCGGAGGATATCTTTGTACTACAAAAAGGTCGTGTTGTACTAACTTACACGAATATCAACGGTGTGGAGCTGAAAGAGGATGTAAAACTCGGTGAGTTTTTCGGAGTTAAGAGTGCCATCGGTCGTTATCCAAGAGAAGAAACGGCACAAGTCATTGGAGCCGCTACAGTTCTTGTCTTTAAAGTCCCTGAATTTGAGAAATTCGTATCGGACAAAACCCATTTAATCATCAAAATGCTAAAAGTTTTCTCAAGCCAACTCCGGCAAGTCCACCGTCAGGTTAGGGAAATCCTCGGACAAGGGGAAGCCAAGAATCCTGCCTTTGAACTAATGAACGTCGCTGAAGTTTTTTATAAAAATGGCAACTTTGAACATGCTGCCTATGCCTTTGAAAAGTATTTACAACACTATCCGGACGGAATGTACGTAGACCGGGCAAAACAACTTGTGGATCTCGCTCGTAAAAAAACGCCTTTCCCTCTCACCATACAAGAGTTAGTGTATAAACCAGAGCCAGGTGCACAATCAGGCAAACTACAAGAGATGTTGAAAACAATGGCAGTTCCTAACCAGAACTCCACTTCAAGTGTAGATCCAAACTCCATCCTTTCCCAATACGACAAAGCCTCTACTTTGATGAACGCAGGAAAGTATGCAGATGCCATTGACTTATTCAAAATGGTTTCAGAAAGAACAGATTCTGTGACTCAGGAAGAAGAACAGTTTGTTGAAAATTCGATGTTTTACATGGGTAAGTCTAGTTTCAAAGCCAAAGATTATCCGAGTGCCATCACACAATTTTCTAATTTTATTAAAAAATATCCCAAAGGCCTTTTACTCAAAGAAAACCTTTACCACCTAGCACTCGCTACAGAGGCATCGGGAGATAAAGAAAAATCCAAACAATTATTCCAAAAGGTAACACAAATGCCACCTTTGGATGATAGCATCTCTGAAGATGCTAAATCCAAACTCAAAGGAGGAAAGTAG
- a CDS encoding amidohydrolase family protein, whose translation MANSILFQSGSVYRNGKLETLDLLVDGEKISTIDTDLPPNNNAVTVSLKGKKLYPGFINSHDHLLASYLPKVGGTEKHQSWLSYDNLYKSSGVFAERQQVDPEILYYLGAYKNLFSGVTTVFDHIPHHVQNPFRGILPVKLISDYTLAHSVGNYNLGWGEGPALEYRMAEHAGLPFVTHLAEGVDDDSKQSLRLLEKLDALGEHSVLVHCLPFGQKEVEKILEKGASVVWCPTSNLHIFGKTTNIKLFLDMGVNVCLGTDYSPSGSLHLLDELKTAKSIYFGLYGEELEEATLLKMITENPRKAFKLGNPNALMPGLSADLLVINDDKNTNEVNVSDLSWKQIDLVVIDGYPIYGSKEYKSLFLHFGLETEEFSIDGNTKLVAGSPKKLLKQVSDSVGYKKSLAFLPNF comes from the coding sequence ATGGCAAACTCCATCCTCTTCCAATCTGGCTCAGTTTACCGCAACGGGAAATTAGAAACCCTGGACCTTCTAGTAGATGGAGAAAAAATTTCTACCATCGACACCGACTTGCCACCGAACAATAATGCAGTGACTGTCTCCCTTAAGGGGAAAAAACTCTATCCTGGATTTATTAATTCCCACGACCACTTACTTGCCAGTTACCTTCCAAAAGTAGGTGGGACAGAAAAACACCAATCTTGGTTGTCTTATGACAATCTCTATAAAAGTTCAGGAGTTTTCGCAGAGCGTCAACAAGTGGATCCTGAAATTTTATACTATCTAGGTGCTTATAAGAATCTTTTTTCTGGTGTTACGACTGTATTCGATCATATTCCCCATCATGTACAAAATCCATTTCGAGGGATTCTGCCAGTAAAACTCATTTCCGACTATACTTTAGCCCACTCAGTAGGAAATTATAATTTGGGTTGGGGTGAAGGGCCAGCCTTAGAGTATCGAATGGCAGAACATGCAGGCCTTCCTTTTGTGACTCATTTGGCAGAAGGAGTGGATGATGATTCAAAACAATCTCTTCGTCTTCTGGAAAAACTAGATGCCCTTGGCGAACACTCTGTACTCGTACATTGTTTACCTTTTGGACAAAAAGAAGTCGAAAAAATTTTAGAAAAAGGTGCCTCAGTAGTTTGGTGTCCTACTTCTAATCTTCATATCTTTGGAAAAACAACCAATATCAAACTCTTTTTAGATATGGGCGTTAACGTTTGTTTGGGGACAGATTATTCTCCAAGTGGATCTCTTCATTTACTCGATGAATTAAAAACAGCAAAATCTATTTACTTTGGATTGTATGGGGAAGAATTAGAAGAAGCTACATTACTCAAAATGATCACGGAAAATCCAAGAAAAGCATTCAAGTTAGGAAATCCGAATGCCCTAATGCCTGGTCTTTCTGCCGATTTACTTGTAATAAACGATGATAAAAATACAAACGAAGTCAACGTGTCTGATCTATCTTGGAAACAGATCGATTTAGTTGTGATCGATGGATATCCAATTTATGGGTCAAAAGAATACAAGTCACTCTTTCTTCATTTCGGTTTAGAAACTGAAGAATTTTCCATTGATGGTAATACAAAGTTGGTTGCTGGTTCACCAAAAAAACTCTTGAAACAAGTTTCTGACAGTGTCGGTTATAAAAAGAGTTTGGCTTTTTTACCTAATTTTTGA
- a CDS encoding murein hydrolase activator EnvC, translated as MRRLLYILTILGFFFFFPLSSKQNVKPEIPSSYRVTKGDSWFGIAKKFKISPETLARLNGRSTKENLYERELLRIPKGEEKVSIAPESLLSEKPTYPLMQKEKVVKKFSELTYDPHKGIQFQRGVSSLVRASLPGKVVHVDYMDGYENFVILEHQNGLYSVYGNLERIQVTEGQQVKSKDRLGILTKDKGLYFQMNRQKLSLNPERILERGI; from the coding sequence ATGCGAAGACTGCTATACATTCTAACTATTTTGGGTTTCTTTTTTTTCTTCCCCCTTAGTTCCAAACAAAACGTAAAACCAGAAATCCCATCTTCCTACCGAGTGACCAAAGGGGATTCCTGGTTTGGAATTGCGAAAAAATTCAAAATTTCCCCCGAAACCTTAGCCAGGTTAAATGGCCGTTCCACCAAAGAGAATTTATATGAAAGAGAATTACTACGAATTCCCAAAGGGGAAGAAAAAGTTTCGATAGCACCCGAATCCCTTCTCAGCGAAAAACCAACCTATCCCTTGATGCAAAAAGAAAAGGTGGTAAAGAAATTTTCAGAGCTCACTTACGACCCCCATAAAGGAATCCAATTCCAACGTGGGGTATCATCACTTGTTCGCGCAAGCCTTCCCGGTAAGGTGGTACACGTGGATTATATGGACGGGTATGAGAACTTTGTGATTTTAGAACATCAAAACGGACTCTATTCAGTCTACGGAAACTTAGAAAGAATCCAAGTGACGGAAGGCCAACAAGTGAAGTCAAAAGACCGGTTAGGAATTTTGACAAAAGACAAAGGCCTCTACTTCCAAATGAACAGACAAAAACTCAGCTTAAATCCAGAAAGAATTTTGGAAAGGGGAATCTAA
- the fusA gene encoding elongation factor G: MTSATETKRDPKLDRIRNIGISAHIDSGKTTLTERILFYTNKIHAIHEVRGKDGVGATMDSMDLERERGITIQSAATYATWKDISINIIDTPGHVDFTIEVERSLRVLDSAIMVLCGVAGVQSQSITVDRQMKRYNVPRVAFINKLDRTGANPWRVIDQLREKLFLNAHAVQLPIGLENDLKGIVDLVEMKAYYFEGPNGQDIKITDIPDELKDQANEKREALLDAVSLFSDELTEELLEGTPSEARVKEAIRRGVLALKFVPVFMGSAFKNKGVQRLLDGVADYLASPYDVDNKAKEIGNEENEFSLESDPEKPLVCLAFKLEDGRYGQLTYVRVYQGRLEKGMTIYNSSNNKRHNIGRLVRMHSNDMEDIAKAEAGDIVALFGIDCASGDTFTDGKAKVTMESMFVPNPVISLTIECKESKQLPNLAKALNRFTKEDPTFQTEIDKESGQTIIKGMGELHLEVYIERMKREYGVDLVTGAPQVAYRETITKSAEFDYTHKKQTGGQGQFSRVAGFIEPIPQEEGKNYEFVDKIVGGSIPREYIGSCDKGFRSCLERGSLIGFPIIGVRCVINDGAYHDVDSSDMAFQIGARYGFRQGFSKAAPIILEPIMRVEVEGPTEFQGAILASVNQRRGMILNTTEENGYAKIEAEVPLADMFGYSTVLRSSTQGKAEFAMEFSKYAPVPRNVADELMKKYKVNKTEED, translated from the coding sequence ATGACCTCTGCGACAGAAACAAAACGCGACCCTAAATTGGACAGAATCCGTAACATCGGAATCTCTGCCCACATTGACTCTGGAAAGACAACTCTTACCGAACGTATTTTATTTTATACGAACAAAATCCATGCCATCCACGAAGTTCGTGGTAAAGACGGTGTGGGTGCCACTATGGACAGTATGGATCTCGAAAGAGAAAGAGGGATCACGATCCAATCAGCGGCAACTTATGCCACTTGGAAAGACATCTCCATCAACATCATCGATACTCCGGGCCACGTAGACTTCACTATTGAAGTAGAACGTTCCCTTCGTGTTCTTGACTCTGCGATTATGGTTCTTTGTGGGGTTGCGGGTGTACAGTCCCAATCCATCACTGTTGACCGTCAGATGAAACGTTACAATGTTCCGCGTGTTGCTTTTATCAATAAACTAGACCGTACAGGTGCTAACCCTTGGAGAGTGATCGATCAACTTCGTGAAAAACTTTTCCTAAATGCACATGCAGTACAACTTCCTATTGGTTTGGAAAATGATCTGAAAGGGATTGTGGACCTTGTCGAAATGAAAGCTTATTACTTTGAAGGTCCAAACGGTCAAGACATCAAAATCACTGATATTCCTGATGAGTTAAAAGACCAAGCGAACGAAAAACGCGAAGCTCTTCTTGATGCAGTTTCTCTTTTCAGTGATGAACTCACCGAAGAGTTGTTAGAAGGAACTCCTTCTGAAGCACGAGTCAAAGAAGCAATTCGACGTGGTGTTCTTGCTCTAAAATTTGTTCCTGTATTTATGGGTTCTGCCTTCAAAAACAAAGGAGTTCAAAGACTTCTTGATGGAGTTGCGGATTACCTTGCATCACCTTATGATGTTGATAACAAAGCAAAAGAAATCGGAAACGAAGAAAACGAATTCAGTTTAGAATCAGATCCAGAAAAACCATTAGTTTGTCTCGCATTCAAACTAGAAGATGGTCGTTATGGTCAGTTAACTTATGTTCGTGTTTACCAAGGTAGACTCGAAAAAGGTATGACTATCTACAACTCTTCTAACAACAAACGCCATAACATTGGACGTCTCGTTCGTATGCACTCAAACGATATGGAAGATATTGCGAAAGCAGAAGCAGGAGATATCGTAGCACTATTCGGTATTGATTGTGCTTCCGGAGATACTTTCACTGATGGAAAAGCAAAAGTGACTATGGAGTCTATGTTTGTTCCAAACCCGGTGATCTCTCTTACCATCGAATGTAAAGAATCAAAACAACTTCCAAACCTTGCGAAGGCGCTTAACCGTTTCACGAAAGAAGATCCAACCTTCCAAACAGAAATTGATAAAGAGTCTGGCCAAACCATCATCAAAGGAATGGGAGAACTTCACTTAGAAGTATACATCGAACGTATGAAACGTGAATACGGTGTGGATCTAGTCACTGGTGCGCCACAAGTCGCGTATCGTGAAACCATCACTAAGTCCGCTGAATTTGATTATACCCACAAAAAACAAACGGGTGGTCAAGGTCAGTTCTCTCGTGTAGCTGGTTTTATTGAACCAATCCCACAAGAAGAAGGAAAAAATTACGAATTCGTAGATAAAATCGTAGGTGGATCCATTCCTCGCGAATACATCGGATCTTGTGATAAAGGTTTTCGTTCTTGTTTAGAAAGAGGATCTCTCATAGGATTCCCTATCATCGGAGTTCGTTGTGTCATCAATGACGGTGCTTACCATGATGTGGATTCATCGGATATGGCCTTCCAAATTGGTGCTCGTTACGGATTCCGCCAAGGATTCAGTAAAGCAGCTCCGATCATTCTCGAACCTATCATGAGAGTGGAAGTAGAAGGTCCTACGGAATTCCAAGGAGCCATCCTTGCATCAGTGAACCAAAGACGTGGTATGATCTTAAACACAACTGAAGAAAACGGTTATGCAAAGATCGAAGCGGAAGTTCCTCTTGCGGACATGTTCGGTTATTCCACAGTGCTTCGTTCTTCTACGCAAGGGAAAGCAGAGTTTGCAATGGAATTTTCCAAGTATGCTCCTGTCCCAAGAAACGTAGCGGACGAACTTATGAAAAAATACAAAGTCAACAAAACCGAAGAAGATTAA
- a CDS encoding TrkH family potassium uptake protein, with the protein MPLARLKRFFRTLSFARLVCLGFFAAIVIGSIALYVSEEGELSYVDSFYLSASSICVTGLSPVPLSGLNPSTQWIMLFLIQLGGLGIISFTVIVGFLITQGISRNARFNAFVGAAIDTQAETESLATNEVNRMLLSIINISFSIEILGAIGLYLHMPDGVEGGNTRWFFSLFTAISSFNNAGFSITDDLSALRLDPFSLYIVSGLVIFGGIGFPVIILLEKFLLTVFVRIVYRIEVMAETLMMEKALKTGNVPRLLLLPAQFSAFLENRIEDYNKHLRGETTRIQSKLLVYGSSALLLFGFLGIYFLERSNPHTFHGMALVDKISNAFFMSVCSRTAGFSTMDLGHLNDATVIIITVLMFIGGGPQGTAGGIKITTFVLLLAYLKNVIQPSKPVMLFGEIVSKNSVAVAIRVYFLATIALAFVFIFLGILDQNQHSLHVIFFELISSFSTVGFSLNLTSQLGDIEKLFYAAVMYVGRVGIFTVLIAATGHSGVPKMGTIDDGVKIQVG; encoded by the coding sequence ATGCCACTAGCGCGCTTGAAGCGATTTTTTCGAACACTATCCTTTGCCCGACTTGTTTGTCTGGGATTCTTTGCTGCCATCGTTATCGGATCGATCGCTCTCTATGTTTCCGAAGAAGGGGAACTCTCTTATGTGGATAGTTTTTATCTTTCAGCCTCGTCCATTTGTGTTACCGGGCTCTCCCCGGTCCCTCTCTCGGGGCTCAATCCTTCTACTCAATGGATTATGCTTTTTCTCATCCAACTGGGGGGCCTTGGAATCATTAGTTTTACCGTAATTGTCGGATTTCTCATCACCCAAGGAATTTCCAGAAACGCTCGTTTTAATGCCTTTGTCGGGGCGGCCATTGATACCCAGGCAGAAACCGAATCACTTGCGACTAACGAAGTGAATCGAATGTTACTCTCTATTATCAATATTTCGTTTTCGATTGAAATCTTAGGTGCCATTGGACTTTACCTGCATATGCCTGATGGTGTGGAAGGAGGAAACACTCGTTGGTTTTTTTCCCTGTTTACGGCGATTTCTTCTTTTAATAACGCTGGTTTTTCGATCACGGATGATTTGAGTGCCTTACGTTTGGATCCCTTTTCTTTATATATTGTTTCTGGTCTTGTGATCTTTGGAGGCATTGGGTTTCCCGTGATCATCCTTTTGGAGAAGTTTTTACTCACTGTTTTTGTACGAATCGTTTATCGAATTGAAGTGATGGCAGAAACTCTTATGATGGAAAAAGCCTTAAAAACAGGAAATGTTCCTAGGCTTTTGTTACTTCCTGCTCAGTTTTCTGCATTTTTAGAAAACCGTATTGAGGACTATAATAAACATTTACGGGGAGAAACCACACGAATTCAGTCTAAACTCCTTGTTTATGGATCTTCCGCCTTGCTTTTGTTTGGTTTTCTTGGGATTTATTTTTTGGAACGATCAAATCCTCATACCTTTCATGGAATGGCTCTGGTTGATAAAATTTCAAATGCTTTTTTTATGTCTGTATGTTCCCGAACAGCCGGGTTTTCCACCATGGATCTTGGTCATTTGAATGATGCCACTGTCATTATTATTACTGTCCTTATGTTTATCGGCGGAGGGCCACAAGGAACTGCCGGTGGTATTAAGATTACCACCTTCGTTCTGTTACTTGCTTATTTGAAGAATGTGATCCAACCTTCAAAACCGGTGATGTTATTCGGAGAGATTGTATCCAAAAACTCAGTCGCTGTTGCCATTCGAGTTTACTTCCTAGCTACCATCGCGTTGGCATTTGTTTTTATATTTCTTGGAATTTTGGACCAAAACCAACATTCATTACATGTGATCTTTTTCGAATTGATTTCCTCATTTTCCACTGTCGGTTTTAGTCTGAACTTAACATCTCAATTAGGTGATATTGAAAAGTTATTTTATGCCGCAGTAATGTATGTGGGAAGAGTGGGGATATTTACAGTTCTCATTGCAGCCACTGGTCATTCGGGTGTTCCTAAAATGGGAACCATCGACGATGGTGTGAAAATCCAAGTTGGTTAG
- a CDS encoding decaprenyl-phosphate phosphoribosyltransferase produces MIKLYIKLMRVPQWVKNVILFAGLIFSKKIFEIPSLTKVCLAFFCFSLVASCQYVFNDFLDQKEDAKHPEKKHRPLASGELDSGIALAITGVILPVALIGAYKLSPVFFYLTIFYLLFNMLYSKVLKHIVILDVMSISIGFVLRAIAGAVVIGVEFSHWLLLCTFMLALFWGFSKRRGEINILKTDAGKHRKILEEYSIEFLDLMMAVVATLTLVSYVMYTVSPETAKSLGTPYMVYTVPIVVYAVFRSLYIIYIKNMGHNPTKAILTDVSVLVSGFIWLLLILFLMFGNISGQPPVLQ; encoded by the coding sequence ATGATCAAACTATACATCAAGTTAATGCGAGTTCCTCAGTGGGTGAAAAACGTCATCCTGTTTGCTGGATTGATTTTTTCTAAAAAAATTTTTGAAATCCCTTCATTAACAAAAGTTTGTTTAGCTTTTTTTTGTTTTTCTTTGGTTGCCAGCTGCCAATACGTCTTTAACGATTTTTTAGATCAGAAAGAAGACGCGAAACATCCCGAAAAAAAACATAGACCACTTGCCAGTGGGGAATTGGATTCGGGTATTGCTTTGGCCATCACTGGTGTGATTTTACCTGTTGCATTAATTGGTGCGTACAAACTGTCCCCAGTTTTCTTTTACCTCACTATCTTTTACCTTCTTTTCAATATGTTGTATAGTAAAGTCCTGAAACATATTGTGATTTTGGATGTAATGAGTATCTCCATTGGATTTGTGTTACGGGCCATTGCGGGGGCAGTTGTCATTGGAGTGGAATTTTCGCATTGGTTATTACTTTGTACTTTTATGTTGGCCCTCTTTTGGGGTTTTTCCAAACGTAGGGGAGAGATCAATATCCTTAAAACCGATGCCGGGAAACATAGAAAAATTTTAGAAGAGTATTCCATTGAGTTTTTGGATTTGATGATGGCGGTTGTTGCCACTCTTACTCTTGTGAGTTATGTAATGTATACGGTAAGTCCAGAAACGGCAAAAAGTTTAGGAACTCCTTATATGGTCTATACAGTCCCTATCGTGGTTTATGCGGTCTTTCGTTCTCTCTACATCATCTATATCAAGAACATGGGTCATAACCCCACAAAAGCAATCCTCACTGATGTGAGTGTTCTGGTTTCTGGATTTATCTGGTTACTCCTCATCTTATTTTTGATGTTTGGGAACATATCCGGCCAACCACCAGTCTTACAATAA
- a CDS encoding TlpA family protein disulfide reductase, with translation MKIWKQLPYGWKVVSAFVFFFSTTLCFAYFKGRDTRPGVPIEILATTPTEANSWKGHPKVVYFWATWCTICKAYAPILEANLRFLPKSTIFLSVLEAEDSEETKEILSHLSPEDKHPIYAADYRMLKEWRISAYPTTVFLNEEGRVVFSDTGILSPIGFWLRTFLLRFF, from the coding sequence ATGAAAATTTGGAAGCAGTTACCGTACGGATGGAAGGTGGTCTCCGCCTTTGTTTTCTTTTTTTCCACCACCCTTTGTTTTGCTTATTTTAAGGGAAGGGACACGCGTCCCGGGGTTCCCATTGAAATCCTCGCTACGACTCCGACTGAAGCCAATTCCTGGAAAGGCCATCCCAAGGTAGTCTACTTTTGGGCCACTTGGTGCACCATCTGTAAGGCTTACGCACCGATTTTAGAGGCAAATTTGAGATTTTTGCCAAAGTCTACCATCTTCCTTTCTGTCCTTGAGGCCGAGGATTCGGAAGAAACCAAAGAAATTTTGTCTCATCTCAGTCCTGAGGATAAACATCCCATTTATGCTGCAGATTACCGAATGTTAAAGGAATGGCGGATTTCTGCTTATCCCACAACGGTTTTTTTGAATGAAGAAGGTCGGGTTGTGTTTTCCGACACAGGGATCTTAAGCCCGATTGGATTTTGGCTTCGTACTTTTCTTTTGCGCTTTTTCTAA
- a CDS encoding polyhydroxyalkanoate synthesis regulator DNA-binding domain-containing protein yields MKLLKRYANRRLYDPETSSTITLEDVAKMIIGGEEIKVQDNMTGEDITPKILGQTFLKVSLGQRNEDFSNFMLTSLIRETGRDVSGLFERLILGGIGANYLTSERLEKIVTSMVELGELKEADFSHYREDLLRKMASRASEKKEQIQRDLEKFSQSILEEDKATLGDLSEKLKEVAEKLKDN; encoded by the coding sequence ATGAAGCTCCTTAAGCGATACGCAAACCGCAGACTCTATGATCCAGAAACCAGTTCCACAATCACTTTAGAAGATGTGGCCAAAATGATCATCGGGGGAGAAGAAATCAAAGTCCAAGACAATATGACAGGAGAAGACATCACTCCTAAAATCTTGGGGCAAACCTTTCTCAAAGTCAGTTTGGGACAACGAAACGAAGATTTTTCTAACTTTATGTTAACCTCTCTTATCAGAGAAACGGGTAGGGATGTTTCCGGACTTTTTGAACGATTGATCCTTGGGGGCATCGGTGCTAACTACCTAACCTCGGAACGGTTGGAAAAAATTGTGACTTCCATGGTAGAGCTCGGAGAATTGAAGGAAGCAGACTTTAGCCATTACCGAGAAGACCTGCTTCGTAAAATGGCGTCCCGGGCCAGCGAGAAAAAGGAACAAATCCAAAGGGATTTGGAAAAGTTCAGCCAATCCATTTTGGAAGAAGATAAGGCTACCCTGGGTGATCTCTCTGAAAAATTAAAAGAAGTCGCAGAAAAATTAAAAGATAATTAA
- a CDS encoding HEAT repeat domain-containing protein, whose amino-acid sequence MIRKFVLFFYFLVVTVSVFAESEESFFEIQRTRLSSSNVREIRDAIDQLTFVKSGQGIRDIISALEGTTHFPTSPGNAPVVKFYAAQALGKKGDKLAVPYLIKTYQKESANIPEYNPINRRTWKDGVADSTSVSSPYFYEEGEIPITLACGEILRALGSLPITSESESTIKAALLSPNFYLRSSAADAFYLSGKKEALPQLLEALGKETFPYAKISILSAVVGLERLPNQNYKAVLDSLTDKDPEVRAKASDALRRLDFRVSAPYLEKVIQSENNQKVLKQMKSDYQFLLSFRTP is encoded by the coding sequence ATGATTCGAAAGTTTGTTTTGTTTTTCTATTTTCTCGTTGTAACAGTGTCTGTTTTCGCTGAGAGTGAGGAAAGTTTTTTTGAGATCCAACGGACTAGACTTTCCTCATCCAATGTCCGTGAAATTCGGGACGCCATCGATCAGCTTACTTTTGTTAAATCAGGCCAAGGCATCCGTGATATCATTTCTGCTTTGGAAGGCACTACCCATTTTCCAACAAGTCCTGGAAATGCGCCAGTGGTTAAGTTTTATGCAGCACAAGCATTGGGTAAAAAAGGGGACAAATTAGCAGTTCCTTATTTGATCAAAACCTACCAAAAAGAATCAGCCAATATCCCCGAATACAATCCAATCAATCGAAGAACCTGGAAGGATGGTGTCGCTGATAGCACTTCCGTTTCTAGTCCTTATTTTTATGAAGAAGGAGAGATTCCGATTACCCTTGCTTGCGGGGAAATCTTACGAGCTCTGGGTAGTTTACCCATAACATCAGAATCGGAGTCTACAATCAAAGCTGCCCTCCTAAGTCCGAATTTTTATCTTAGAAGTTCTGCTGCGGATGCATTCTATCTTTCTGGTAAAAAGGAAGCCCTCCCTCAATTGTTAGAGGCTCTTGGTAAGGAGACCTTTCCTTACGCAAAGATTTCCATTCTATCGGCAGTGGTTGGACTGGAAAGGTTGCCAAACCAAAATTATAAAGCAGTTTTAGATTCACTTACTGATAAAGATCCTGAAGTTCGGGCAAAGGCTTCCGATGCACTTCGACGGTTGGACTTCCGAGTTTCGGCACCTTACTTAGAAAAGGTGATTCAGTCCGAAAATAATCAAAAAGTCTTAAAACAAATGAAATCAGATTACCAATTTCTACTTTCCTTTCGTACTCCGTAA